The Arabidopsis thaliana chromosome 5, partial sequence genomic interval CTGTGTTTAGAGGTTGGAGGTATGATTAGTAGGCTTAATTATAAAGTTCTCGTTCAACAAGAATACTTTATTATGTGATTGTACCGACCacaaattttaacaaatatgtgATCCAATTGTTATAATGTAATGGCTACTAATGTGGTTGAAGTTgaaatattaacaaatttaatgATACCAATAAATAATTGTCGatgtttttccatttcttttattttcatagaGAAGTTTAAAAGATTCTTTAATCTTCTTAAatagatattaatttttagaaattgGTATACGTTATTCTGATGGGaaaatattttagggttttattatAAATGAGTTAGAAAAGTTATAATCCTGGAAATGAGGTTTATAGTGtatttatttactaattttaataCCAACTTCACTcgatggttttgttttattaaaaaagtttgaatatttattaaattatattttactggTAGAGAGTTTAGAAGTTGATGTTGTTACAATATCCAATTTTTAAggttatttttatgaattgatagtaaaattttgtttgtgagtaataatatttattgaaaTGTTTGAGATATAACTTTGTATATATCTAccaattaataatatatgttaaaattatCATGGCAAATAGTTCAATTTAATATACAACTTTAAAAAACTCTCATACAACTATTATGTTTGTCgttctttcaaaaaataacatttacttaattaatatgttttacgtaaatttatctctttctttaaattttgtggATATAATCATGTGGAGAAAAATGCACCATTTGAAAGATTGGAATAGACTTGAGTAGTATATAATGGACATGGTTACTTCTCTCGTTGCCAATTGGTTTTGAGGTGAGAGCCCATAAAACTTAATTGGTCtaacaatatttttgattaaatccCATGAAATAATTAAGTTGTTGGGATGTATCATATATTAGGTGGAGACTTTCTTATCATCGTATGTGCAAATAcaatattgttcttcttttctcctcACCTTATCTTAGTTTGTGCTGCTTTTCCAAAGATAACATTCTACTGAAAAAGTCTTTAATCTCTAAAACCATGAATTCAATATATATGAGCTTCATTTTCCCTAAATTTTACAACTACATCCTCTCATTACTATAAGACATATAAGCTTTATCCATATATTTCAGGTCTTTTCTCATTCTTCCCaatcaaccaaaatcataGTTTCATTTCATATTCCCTTCCTATCCCtacactttctttttaataaatcgttttttcacaatcttctcaatatgtatatgaatttttggtcTTCACAATTCGTTCTCGATAGAtcaatcgttttttttttgcctttttgcAACCTTTCATTGTGTTTGTCTTCATTCCCAAATCTactcttcatgattctcaattGTGTGATCCTTATGCGGAAGTATAAACTctattttgaccaaaaatatttaacaatattTCCCTGTGTTTAGGGGTTGGAGGTATGATTAGTAGGCTTAATTATAAAGTTCTCGTTCAACAAGAATACTTCATTATGTGATTGTACCAACCacaaattttaacaaatatgtgATCCAATTGTTATAATGTAATGGCTACTAATGTGGTTGAAGTTgaaatattaacaaatttaatgATACCAATAAATAATTGTCGatgtttttccatttcttttattcttatagactggttatatatataaaacttaacaaattaATTACTGAGATAACTAATTGTGATTagatatttataatttgatgtAGACACGCAAATAGTTTCGCTCCCAGACGATACTATCGAGGAACAACTTCGAAATTTTTTCTCCGGCGCCGGTGGAGTTCTCTCTCGTCGGCGTCGGGAACTCTCTGCTTCTCGATTCATTTGCAAACTCTTTCGATCCCTTTGTAACCTTTTCATCCTTCTAGcttctctttttcaaatttttttttctcttgaactcttcttctccatgcATACCTTCTACGGAACTTCAGAGATCCTTGATAGAACATGGTGGTGGTTCCCCGTGAGCCATCTCTTAGATCTGCTCAGGTCGTTGGTACTGAAGTCGGCAATAGAGAAGCCTCTCGAATCCAAATGTTCTCTAGCCTTGAAACTCGAGCTTAGTCTCAAATTCTCATCTAAATCCTTGGAGTTTAGATGCTTCGCGACCCTCGTCGTTCACTGCCCTCACCGGAACTCTCTGACTGCCACGTCGGAACTGGCGATGAAGATGGCGGTGGAAGGGTTATCCCTAAACCTAATCCAGATGTTGCTCTTCTCTTATGGGCTTAGCCCACAATTTGGAAGTCAACTTTTAGGCCCACAAAGTCTCCAGTCTCGGCCcaacttaaaaaataaagtctCAACCTTTTTACCAGACTGGCCCAGGtttgtttctccaaaattttctACAAGCCCACTAAAATTGAATTGTCTGCAGTTTGAACGGATTGAAAGTGGACTCTATTCCATCTCTGCTTCGACAAGTTCTTTAATCTGGTTTTGTATCATTCTCAACATTAGCCTGGTTTTAAGCCCTCCTTGGCTTCTCATGTTCACAAATATATTCCGGTCATTGCTCGATGAAATATTTTCTATGAAGGGGGATAAATTTGCATTCTTAACCTCATCTCGATCGAGGTTGATAGTTAGCTCCCGGATTGGAATTCATTTGGTTGTTCTTGTCTCCAAGGCCTTATGGTTTTCATGttgaattattgttttaaaccTATCTATCATTCTCTTGCaaatttgatctttgttattgttattgtaTCCAACCAAGAGGTTGAAGACCTTGTAagcttttcttccttttggaAATGAATGAAATCAACTAtctttgcacaaaaaaaaaagatatttataatttgatgtGTAGATAGATAGATTTGACTTAACttctcaaataaaatattaacaaaattcaTGAGACTAATATAGATTATTAGTCTTATCCAAATACTGCTTCATCTTGATGATAAAAAGATACTCAAGTAATAGGAATagtcataaaataaataaatatatatagtcacaTGCCATCATTAATATAGTTATCATCGTAATCGATTAGAGTTGTCACCAATTACTAAATTGGCAAACACACATCCATCTTTGGTTTTCTATGAAGCCTTGAACGTAAAGTACCTAcatggtaaaaaaaatcattcattaACAGAGTTCAAATTAACGATTGTAATATATAGATTCACCTCTTTGcttctcttgttcttttttttgtcatctcttgttatttttcttcaatataaaaaattgtttcaccTTCCTTTAATCAACATAACGAgttgaaaaaacaagaagaagaatgtgcGGAAATGGTTGTCTTGAGCTACCCTCctcgtcgtcatcatcatcatcatcatcacaaattgtttttgtttgtttcttctgctttctttccttcttctttgctttccGTTTTATTTTCGATATTGGTTGATGCTATTAAACTTTACAgtcatgaaagaaagaaaaaaagatcatcatcgcaaattgtttttgtttgtttcttctgcttttttttcttcttctttgctttccattttatttttgatattggttAATGctaataaattttttgtttattttttattttcccatGTATACCacttttacatatttttttgtttgacaataattaaaaaaataatgtaaaagtGGTTTGCagcttctatatatatatatatatatatatatatatatatatatatatatatatatttaacatgaAGAAACAATTCGAGCGTTATTGAAATTGTAGGATCAATCATACCTTGTAATtgctaaaaccacaaaataagtagaaaataatatagtaaACAATCAGCAAAACTGTTAAACAATATTAGTTTATAGTCAAGGTAGATTCATAGAAAAAACTGTTAAACAATATTAGTTTATAGTCAAGGTAGATtcatagaaaataaaaccacaaaatacgtagcacagaaaaaaaaaattaaaaaatcagcAAAAATATTAAGCAATATTGATTTATAGTCAAGGTAAGttcataataaaataaaatcacaaaatatgtAGCATggaaaaaccaaatcaaagccGCATGAGAGTAAATTCGTTTGAAACTGAATCCTAATCATGTGTTGAATCCTAATTGTGTGGAAGAAGTTCAGTATTTAttctttaatgttttggaCAAACTATCATAATTAATTTTCcaaaagttttacaaattttattggAAAACTTCTACTTAAGAATATCTAGacaattttctatattttcgaatatttctctgacttttatatattattttactatttataatttcaaaaatgttaatcaaTGAAATGTCTAACAATGATTGGTGataattataatatcaaaaatattaactaatGAGATGGCTATACGCGATTGGTTGTTTAAAATCTAATGTGGACGGCATAAGAGACAAATAGCCTcaacttttatatagtatagattTAGATATATGTGGAAGATTAagagagtatatatatttctttttaataatagttTTTGTGGTTAGTAACGTTGAATTAATGTAATGATTTAGtatctaaatatttgataaatgtggtaaacttttaaaaatgttgttcatttattgaaacaaaatgtGTGTAAAATAATTCAGAATGTTCCTCACATAAATTTAATGGATTTAATACAATACATTctatttgttataatttttagaACACATTTTTCAATAactgatttattattttagttaaaataatacaactattaaattatttatatgaattCTAATGAGGTAAAACAATTTCCTAACTAAACATTACATACAGATCGgatgaatatttatatactatttaaaaactacatttgtttatttaaaaaacatcAATACAATGTCTCTgagtgtttatttgtttttttataattacttCTGATATGTCAATACTAAGTggtaacttcttctttttttatgatgtaagttaattgtttgtttttaaaaacttatacCAAATGGTGTAAATTGTGTTGAGAATGGTATGATGTATAGTTGTTCCCACATTATGTTCATTGTATTATAGTTTCAATATGAGTTGTAAGgttttgcccaaaaaaaaaaaaaaatatgagttgtAAGGTGTGTGGATAAcacaattataaattattgtgtAACAAAATAGCCCgaatatatgattttacaCTCACCGTTAATTGATAATAgtagtattttttattaaagttggtgtcattattaaatattatttaataagcactatatattgtttattaatttttacgtctatgttttaggttttccgaataatattatatatttgttgatTAATAAATCACagtaatatagtttttttggatttttaattggagtatattttttgtttgtttaatttggaTGTGTGTATTAAATTTTCTGATAATTATTATGtgttgtatatttatttggtaTGAGAACTCTAGTTTGTTGTATTATCCGAGATTAACTTGTTTAGCTAGTAGCTAACTATATTAGaaataaactttattatttgaattttgataacCAACAATCATACATGAATAATTGTTTCCATCAATTTttcataaaagtttaaaagtttaaggttttgttttctttcttcttacatCATGTAAACAAACTTGACCATTAGTTTGTAGTGGTAGCATTTCTCACATGTGTTATGCATGTTATTTGAGTTACATATGTATGGTGGTATCATTGCCCATAGTGAGATGATATAATCTTCATTCCTTATAATCCTGATTTCATAAAGTgtagttttgatatttttccaGCATTTTTCAACTACAGATTCATTTATCTTCTACAGCAGGTGctcaatatatgttttctcaatttcaatcTCTCCACTGCACAAATTTATCTATCCATAGAGATAAAAAGCCTCAATGGTAGGTGATGGTGCATTTACagcatttttgaaaaaatgtaacCCATCAGTTGTATtgttgtaataaaaataatcaagaactCTTTGATTGTGCGGTGGGGTTAAAATGGAGTAGGCATTTCACCATTAGATTAATGTAGTTCTCAATAGGAAGCAACACCTTCCTTTGAAGCATACGCAATTccaattttttgaaaactttgacATCATCAGCCGAGATTTACGAATTCCTTGCAAGTGAGTAGGCAATTTGAAACATCAACAAGGGGTTTTTGGCCTACATTCTTTACTATTTTAGAAAGAACATCTCGAGGGAGTGCATCAAGCGGTGTTGAACGTTTCAGTCCAAAAGGTTAGGATTGATGGTGAGTTACTATGGATGCTCTTAGTATCCTATACATTTTGTGTTGTTCATCCATTACGAAAAATAATAGATATTAGAATTTACAATATGAATGGACACTTTGGTAGGTGTACAATTCATATACACAAAATGATGGATGGAAAATAATGATGAGAATGATGTGCATGCCCTGTCACTCGTACGTAAAAGCCTTGAGTGTGGTAAATGTTAGGTTTcccttatttatttataagagCATTAAATTGTAATGATGTCTAACATGTAATGGTGATTGATTAGTattgtttagataacacttttttttta includes:
- a CDS encoding uncharacterized protein (unknown protein; FUNCTIONS IN: molecular_function unknown; INVOLVED IN: biological_process unknown; LOCATED IN: vacuole; Has 0 Blast hits to 0 proteins in 0 species (source: NCBI BLink).) codes for the protein MVVVPREPSLRSAQVVGTEMLRDPRRSLPSPELSDCHVGTGDEDGGGRVIPKPNPDVALLLWA